One Bradyrhizobium manausense DNA segment encodes these proteins:
- a CDS encoding DUF2232 domain-containing protein: MMVFGLIALIAGAASALMFASIVSGALISLVLICLAPLPLMLAAIAWGPFCGAIGGLVATLLIGGALSLPLALGYGLAIALPAWWLGHLAMLGRPLAADIAGTDADSVEWYPLGRILFWIAALATLLTAGSLFSLGSDASAISDALHRGFAKVFSMMGDTTVTESDPRVGLMVSVTPVLLAASHMTTLILNLWLAARVAAVSGRLHRPWPELSSTSLPPMTLVVLCVALAFSFFGGMTGILAVVVTTVLMMAYALVGFAVLHTITRDLANRAFWLASAYVIVFMFSVSLILLTVLGLADALFGVRERFLRNRQPPPLPTS, encoded by the coding sequence ATGATGGTATTTGGACTGATAGCCCTGATCGCCGGCGCTGCGTCGGCCCTGATGTTCGCCTCGATCGTGTCGGGCGCGCTGATCTCGCTCGTCCTGATTTGCCTTGCTCCGCTCCCCTTGATGCTCGCCGCGATCGCCTGGGGGCCGTTTTGCGGTGCGATTGGCGGTCTTGTCGCCACGCTCTTGATCGGCGGTGCTCTCAGTCTGCCCCTTGCCCTCGGTTACGGTCTCGCGATCGCGTTGCCGGCCTGGTGGCTGGGCCATCTCGCCATGCTGGGAAGGCCTTTGGCTGCCGACATCGCGGGCACCGATGCGGATTCGGTGGAATGGTACCCGCTCGGGCGGATCCTGTTCTGGATTGCGGCGCTGGCGACGCTTCTGACCGCGGGATCGCTATTTTCGCTGGGAAGTGACGCATCGGCTATCAGCGACGCGCTGCACCGCGGCTTCGCCAAGGTTTTCTCGATGATGGGCGACACGACGGTCACGGAGAGCGATCCCCGCGTCGGCCTGATGGTGTCGGTCACGCCGGTTCTGCTTGCGGCCTCGCATATGACGACGCTGATCTTGAACCTCTGGCTGGCCGCCAGGGTCGCGGCTGTTTCAGGGCGACTGCACCGGCCCTGGCCGGAGCTCAGCAGCACGAGCTTGCCTCCGATGACCCTCGTGGTGCTCTGTGTCGCGCTTGCCTTCAGCTTCTTCGGCGGAATGACCGGCATTCTCGCCGTCGTCGTCACCACCGTTTTGATGATGGCCTATGCGCTGGTTGGCTTTGCCGTTCTGCACACCATCACGCGCGACCTCGCCAATCGGGCGTTCTGGCTCGCCAGCGCCTACGTCATCGTCTTCATGTTCAGCGTGAGCCTCATCCTGCTGACCGTCCTCGGGCTCGCCGATGCCTTGTTCGGCGTCCGCGAGCGCTTCCTGCGCAACCGGCAACCGCCGCCATTGCCGACATCTTAA
- the rplI gene encoding 50S ribosomal protein L9 — MEVILLERVSKLGQMGEVVKVRDGYARNFLLKRGKALRATADNRAKYDGMKADLEARNLASKGEASKIAEKIEGKNIIVIRQASEAGQLFGSVTVRDVVAAFEADGVALARPQVQLDAPIKTIGKHSITVAVHPEVEVEVTVTVARSQDEAERINRGEDISTRNEDRDAAAEAIAAAGEFFDPEAQHDDVAPAPAADDTEK, encoded by the coding sequence ATGGAAGTCATTTTGCTGGAACGCGTGAGCAAGCTCGGCCAGATGGGCGAAGTCGTGAAGGTTCGCGACGGCTATGCCCGCAATTTCCTGCTCAAGCGCGGCAAGGCGCTGCGCGCCACCGCCGACAACCGCGCCAAGTACGACGGCATGAAGGCCGATCTCGAAGCTCGCAACCTGGCCTCGAAGGGCGAGGCGTCCAAGATCGCCGAGAAGATCGAGGGCAAGAACATCATCGTGATCCGTCAGGCGTCGGAAGCCGGTCAGCTGTTCGGTTCGGTCACCGTGCGCGACGTGGTCGCCGCCTTCGAGGCTGACGGCGTCGCCCTCGCGCGTCCGCAGGTGCAGCTCGACGCGCCGATCAAGACCATCGGCAAGCACTCGATCACCGTCGCGGTTCACCCCGAGGTCGAGGTCGAGGTCACCGTCACGGTTGCGCGCAGCCAGGACGAGGCCGAGCGCATCAACCGTGGCGAGGACATCTCGACCCGCAACGAGGACCGCGACGCGGCCGCCGAGGCGATCGCCGCCGCCGGCGAATTCTTCGATCCGGAAGCCCAGCACGACGACGTCGCGCCGGCTCCGGCTGCGGACGACACCGAGAAGTAA
- a CDS encoding PaaI family thioesterase, translated as MSNEADPDFTPIAERIQANVARQGFMNLVGAELSEISRGNCTIAVERRPELLQQHGFFHGGVTAFLVDNATTIAAATSRGQPALTAEYKLNLLSPAVGDKLICRARVIKPGRQVSVVAADVFCVSDGVEKHTATALASIAMLNEDVSARTKSPAA; from the coding sequence ATGAGCAACGAAGCCGATCCCGACTTCACGCCGATCGCCGAGCGCATTCAGGCCAATGTCGCCCGCCAGGGCTTTATGAACCTGGTCGGTGCCGAACTCTCCGAGATATCGCGGGGCAATTGCACGATTGCGGTCGAGCGCCGGCCGGAGCTGTTGCAGCAGCATGGCTTCTTCCATGGCGGCGTCACCGCTTTCCTGGTCGACAACGCCACGACCATTGCGGCGGCGACCTCGCGCGGTCAGCCGGCGCTGACGGCGGAATACAAGCTCAATCTGCTGTCACCGGCGGTCGGCGACAAACTGATCTGCCGTGCGAGGGTGATCAAGCCGGGCCGCCAGGTGTCCGTGGTTGCGGCCGATGTGTTCTGCGTCAGCGACGGCGTCGAGAAGCATACGGCCACCGCGCTCGCCTCGATCGCGATGCTGAACGAAGACGTGTCCGCAAGAACGAAAAGCCCGGCCGCCTGA